The Fundulus heteroclitus isolate FHET01 unplaced genomic scaffold, MU-UCD_Fhet_4.1 scaffold_56, whole genome shotgun sequence genome has a segment encoding these proteins:
- the cunh7orf25 gene encoding UPF0415 protein C7orf25 homolog yields MSLQATLRERIGSAQTLLQRAEQLCPGVEGHQKLCSKLRAELRFLRRVEAGELQVKESHLHSTNLTHLTAIVDSAQDLENVVALLHCFKYQDAAGRHRTLVVDVVANEGLTWVKAVGRKAEALHNIWQGRGQYGDKSIVRQAEEFLQASRQQPVNYRHPHVVFAFYNGVSCPVADRLRDMGVAVRGDIVAVSSVEPEEEEDEEEEPEEGEEDEDGPTGVTQVDRGTVVAHLAFPAQLQVEESQRVNLDITTLITYVSSLSHGRCRLSFREPVLTEQAAQERRQPVLPQLDAFMAGKQLFACRAAVRDFQVILDTLGGPGEKERAQKLLARLRLVDDQPSERTQRLTASAKINRRSLMIFGTGDFLRAVTMTANSRFVRAAANQGVRYSVFIHQPRALTEGKEWRATPV; encoded by the coding sequence ATGTCCCTGCAGGCCACGCTGCGGGAGAGGATCGGCTCCGCCCAGACGCTCCTGCAGCGGGCGGAGCAGCTCTGTCCGGGGGTCGAAGGTCACCAGAAGCTCTGCAGCAAACTGCGAGCCGAGTTGCGATTTCTGCGGCGGGTGGAGGCCGGAGAGCTGCAGGTGAAGGAGTCTCACCTGCACAGCACCAACCTGACGCACCTGACCGCCATCGTGGACTCCGCTCAGGACCTGGAGAACGTGGTGGCGCTGCTCCACTGCTTCAAGTACCAGGACGCCGCGGGCCGGCACCGCACCCTGGTGGTGGACGTGGTGGCCAACGAGGGCCTCACCTGGGTGAAGGCGGTGGGCAGGAAGGCGGAGGCGCTGCACAACATCTGGCAGGGGCGGGGCCAGTACGGAGACAAGAGCATCGTCCGGCAGGCCGAGGAGTTCCTGCAGGCCAGCCGGCAGCAGCCCGTCAACTACCGGCACCCCCACGTCGTCTTCGCCTTCTACAACGGCGTGTCCTGCCCCGTGGCCGACCGCCTGCGGGACATGGGCGTGGCCGTCCGCGGGGACATCGTGGCGGTCAGCAGCGTCGAgccggaggaagaggaggacgaggaggaagaGCCCGAAGAAGGAGAGGAGGACGAGGACGGGCCGACGGGTGTGACGCAGGTGGACCGCGGCACGGTGGTGGCCCACCTGGCGTTCCCGGCGcagctgcaggtggaggagTCCCAGCGAGTGAACCTGGACATCACCACACTCATCACCTACGTGTCGTCGCTGAGTCACGGCCGCTGCCGCCTCAGCTTCCGGGAGCCCGTCCTGACGGAGCAGGCCGCCCAGGAGCGCCGGCAGCCGGTGCTGCCCCAGCTGGACGCCTTCATGGCGGGCAAGCAGCTGTTCGCCTGCCGCGCCGCCGTGCGCGACTTCCAGGTGATCCTGGACACGCTGGGCGGGCCCGGAGAGAAGGAGCGCGCCCAGAAGCTGCTGGCCCGCCTCCGCCTGGTGGACGACCAGCCGTCGGAGCGCACGCAGCGCCTCACGGCGAGCGCCAAGATCAACCGCCGCTCGCTCATGATCTTCGGCACCGGAGACTTCCTGAGAGCCGTCACCATGACGGCCAACAGCCGCTTCGTCAGAGCGGCGGCCAATCAGGGAGTCCGTTACAGCGTGTTCATCCACCAGCCGAGAGCTCTGACCGAGGGCAAAGAGTGGAGGGCCACGCCCGTCTGA